The Rattus rattus isolate New Zealand chromosome 1, Rrattus_CSIRO_v1, whole genome shotgun sequence genome includes a region encoding these proteins:
- the Rpl30 gene encoding 60S ribosomal protein L30, producing MVAAKKTKKSLESINSRLQLVMKSGKYVLGYKQTLKMIRQGKAKLVILANNCPALRKSEIEYYAMLAKTGVHHYSGNNIELGTACGKYYRVCTLAIIDPGDSDIIRSMPEQTGEK from the exons ATGGTGGCTGCAAAGAAGACG AAAAAGTCTCTGGAGTCAATCAACTCTAGGCTCCAACTTGTTATGAAAAGTGGAAAGTACGTGCTGGGGTACAAACAGACTCTGAAGATGATCAGACAAGGCAAAGCGAAATTGGTTATCCTCGCCAACAACTGTCCAGCTTTGAG GAAATCTGAAATAGAATACTATGCCATGTTGGCTAAAACTGGTGTCCATCACTACAGTGGCAATAACATTGAATTGGGCACAGCGTGTGGAAAATACTACAGAGTATGCACACTGGCTATCATTGACCCAg GTGATTCTGATATTATTAGAAGCATGCCAGAACAGACTGGTGAGAAGTAA